Proteins encoded by one window of Ruminococcaceae bacterium R-25:
- a CDS encoding acyl-protein synthetase LuxE yields MKLRRKLFSSKDPYDCTKQQLFLDACKENFKHLITHCDDYKKISEGLGIKGASDIKGVEDIPIIPTMLMKQHDFRSGRYMVMATSSGTSGKMSHVRFEFGALMAALRMSIKVTRYHGIMSFQPCRYIVMGYKPHRSNKTAVAKTAYLTTFLAPAISRKFILKHTADGYKPDFEGIVNALRKYEKGKAPVRFMGFPSYTFFLFRLLEERGLSFKLPKNSKIMLGGGWKQFYQEAADKETFYKLAKKTLNIDEENITEFFGAVEHPILYTDCSHHHFHVPVYSNIVIRDPDTLEPLGMEQTGLVNLISPLCKATPILSIMTDDLGILHDGSTCPCGVKSPYLEIVGRVAPEDIKTCAAGAADILQGVKV; encoded by the coding sequence CGAGCAAGGATCCTTACGACTGCACGAAACAGCAGTTATTCCTTGATGCATGCAAAGAAAACTTTAAGCACCTGATCACTCATTGCGATGACTATAAGAAGATCAGTGAAGGCCTTGGTATCAAAGGCGCCAGCGACATCAAAGGTGTTGAAGACATTCCGATAATTCCGACAATGCTCATGAAGCAGCATGACTTCCGTTCGGGAAGATATATGGTCATGGCAACGTCCTCCGGCACGAGCGGAAAGATGAGCCATGTGCGTTTTGAATTCGGCGCATTGATGGCTGCGCTCAGGATGTCGATAAAGGTAACAAGATATCACGGTATCATGTCATTTCAGCCCTGCCGCTACATCGTAATGGGTTATAAGCCGCACCGTTCGAACAAGACTGCAGTCGCAAAGACCGCTTATCTTACTACATTTTTGGCTCCCGCGATCAGCCGCAAATTTATTTTGAAGCATACCGCAGACGGCTATAAGCCTGATTTCGAAGGCATCGTAAATGCATTGAGAAAATACGAAAAGGGCAAGGCACCTGTGCGCTTCATGGGATTCCCGTCATATACGTTTTTTCTGTTCAGACTGTTAGAGGAGAGGGGCCTTTCTTTTAAGCTTCCGAAGAATTCGAAGATCATGTTGGGCGGCGGATGGAAGCAGTTCTACCAGGAGGCCGCAGACAAGGAAACCTTCTATAAACTTGCAAAGAAAACTCTTAATATCGACGAGGAAAACATCACTGAATTTTTCGGTGCGGTAGAGCATCCGATCCTTTATACAGACTGCTCTCACCATCATTTCCATGTGCCCGTTTACAGCAACATCGTCATCCGCGATCCGGACACTTTAGAGCCTCTGGGAATGGAGCAGACAGGCCTTGTAAATCTCATCTCGCCGCTCTGTAAGGCCACGCCGATATTGTCGATAATGACAGATGATTTAGGCATCTTACACGATGGCAGCACTTGTCCTTGCGGCGTCAAGTCGCCTTATCTGGAGATCGTCGGCCGAGTCGCTCCTGAAGACATCAAGACTTGCGCTGCCGGTGCCGCAGACATTTTGCAGGGGGTGAAGGTATGA
- a CDS encoding acyl-CoA reductase LuxC: protein MILYDGKTYESSEQDRLLTDLENRIPEILGKKQLSPEVVIEAVECLKNDLLAGKFDELLEAFPADVVDTYKKQAEALLSKEHLHKKLETELGDTIEYTTDYIKGFNQIKVRKMPLGVLFHIAAGNMDFLPAYSLAEGLMTGNINILKLPSADNGLSLKLIMQLIEYRPDLKDYIYVFDTSSSDIQGMRKMAELSNAISVWGSDMAIAAVRGLAPTGVKIIEWGQKLGFCYITKLDEVENADKELEGLAKHIAATKQLLCSSCQVIYVDTDDMNEVKAVAEKFLPFLEAAANANKTEEIGVRARDTLVSYTQRLKAYLGEEEKHENVLRGRSCSLILSSDSALELSPMMCNVLVKPLPRADISKVLYKSRYHLQTAGLICPVEDRKYLSDVFTQCGLIRVTKAADMSAYFPGECHDGEYALSRYVRIVNVEE from the coding sequence ATGATTCTTTATGACGGCAAAACATATGAGAGTTCCGAGCAGGATCGCCTTCTTACCGATCTCGAAAACAGGATTCCTGAAATACTCGGCAAAAAGCAGCTGTCACCCGAAGTGGTAATAGAAGCTGTGGAATGCCTGAAAAACGACCTTCTGGCAGGCAAGTTTGATGAGCTCTTAGAGGCATTTCCCGCTGATGTTGTCGACACCTATAAGAAGCAGGCTGAAGCGCTTTTGTCCAAAGAGCATCTGCATAAAAAGCTTGAGACGGAACTCGGAGATACGATCGAATATACGACGGATTACATCAAAGGCTTCAATCAGATCAAGGTCAGGAAAATGCCTCTGGGCGTGCTCTTCCACATCGCTGCGGGCAACATGGATTTCCTGCCTGCATATTCTCTTGCAGAAGGCCTCATGACCGGAAATATCAACATCTTGAAACTGCCTTCTGCAGATAACGGACTGTCGTTAAAGCTCATTATGCAGCTCATCGAATACAGGCCTGATCTCAAAGACTATATCTATGTTTTCGATACATCTTCATCAGATATCCAGGGCATGCGCAAGATGGCTGAGCTGAGCAATGCTATAAGCGTATGGGGCAGCGACATGGCTATAGCGGCTGTAAGAGGATTGGCACCTACAGGCGTCAAGATAATCGAGTGGGGCCAGAAGCTCGGATTCTGCTACATCACAAAGCTTGATGAAGTCGAAAATGCCGACAAAGAATTAGAAGGCCTCGCAAAGCATATTGCTGCAACAAAGCAGCTTCTTTGCAGCAGCTGCCAGGTGATCTATGTGGATACTGATGACATGAACGAAGTAAAGGCAGTTGCAGAAAAGTTCCTGCCGTTTTTGGAAGCTGCTGCAAATGCAAATAAGACAGAAGAGATCGGCGTCAGGGCAAGAGATACCCTGGTCTCATATACTCAGAGATTAAAGGCTTATCTGGGCGAAGAAGAAAAGCATGAGAATGTCTTAAGAGGCAGGTCATGCAGCCTGATCCTCTCATCAGACAGCGCGCTCGAATTATCTCCAATGATGTGCAATGTCCTTGTAAAACCCCTGCCGCGCGCAGATATCAGCAAGGTCCTTTATAAGAGCAGATATCATCTCCAGACGGCAGGCCTCATATGCCCCGTAGAGGACAGGAAATATCTGTCTGATGTATTCACACAGTGCGGTCTTATCCGTGTTACGAAAGCTGCTGACATGAGCGCATATTTCCCCGGCGAATGTCACGACGGAGAATATGCGCTTAGCCGCTATGTAAGAATTGTTAACGTGGAAGAATAA